The following proteins are encoded in a genomic region of Enterocloster clostridioformis:
- a CDS encoding MFS transporter, which yields MDTVITNWKKNFFTIWTGQAISQFSSSVLQFAVVWYLTDHTGSAMVLTAAMMMGFLPQGVLGPFIGVFIDQYNRKRIMIISDLLISAASFVMVIAGWMGRLSTELILAVLLARSVGSAFHNPCLQAVTPQIVPAGQLTRCAGYSQALESVSQILSPVVAAVLYSSWSLSGIISLDVIGALIAVITLGITQIPELQQEGRDRNVQVLREAREGFRILRAKKGMLGLVSIGSLYTLALMPTSALFPLMTMSYFNGTSTSASIVEVVFSAGLLFGSLILSKWGGTKNRVYTIVGSFLLMSFSLFVSGILPPDDFYVFILCSWLMGVSGPFYWGMYTPLLQSNFEARYLGRVLSLSSSIRLLSGPLGLIVSGIFAERYGVENWFLIAGVLVLAASVLCVAVPSVRICDKAGILINKKKSE from the coding sequence ATGGATACAGTGATAACAAATTGGAAAAAGAATTTCTTCACAATCTGGACCGGACAGGCAATATCCCAGTTCTCAAGTTCTGTCCTTCAATTTGCGGTTGTGTGGTATCTGACAGACCATACCGGTTCTGCCATGGTACTGACGGCGGCTATGATGATGGGGTTTCTCCCGCAGGGGGTTTTAGGACCGTTTATCGGTGTCTTTATCGACCAGTATAACCGAAAAAGAATCATGATTATCTCAGATCTTCTTATTTCGGCAGCAAGTTTTGTAATGGTGATCGCAGGATGGATGGGCAGGTTATCGACAGAACTGATTCTTGCGGTTTTGCTGGCACGCTCGGTCGGTTCCGCGTTCCACAATCCCTGCCTTCAGGCAGTTACCCCGCAGATTGTCCCGGCAGGCCAGTTGACCAGATGTGCGGGATATTCGCAGGCGTTGGAATCGGTATCACAAATCTTAAGCCCGGTTGTCGCGGCGGTGCTGTACAGTTCCTGGAGCCTGAGCGGAATTATCTCCTTGGACGTCATAGGGGCGCTGATTGCGGTAATTACGCTTGGAATCACGCAAATCCCGGAATTGCAGCAGGAGGGACGTGACAGAAACGTACAGGTTTTACGGGAGGCGAGGGAAGGCTTCCGGATTCTCAGGGCAAAGAAAGGGATGCTGGGGCTGGTGTCGATTGGAAGTCTTTATACTTTGGCGTTGATGCCTACCAGTGCGCTGTTTCCATTGATGACAATGTCATATTTTAATGGAACCAGTACAAGTGCCAGTATTGTTGAGGTGGTGTTCTCTGCCGGGCTTTTGTTTGGGTCGTTGATATTGTCAAAATGGGGAGGAACAAAAAACAGGGTTTATACCATTGTTGGTTCCTTTCTGTTAATGAGTTTTAGCTTATTTGTATCAGGAATCCTGCCGCCGGATGATTTTTATGTCTTTATCTTATGTTCCTGGCTCATGGGAGTCTCCGGACCATTTTACTGGGGGATGTATACGCCGCTGCTGCAAAGCAACTTTGAAGCAAGGTACCTGGGAAGGGTTCTGTCATTGTCCAGCAGTATACGACTGCTCAGCGGACCGCTGGGGCTGATTGTATCCGGGATATTTGCGGAACGGTATGGGGTTGAGAACTGGTTCCTGATTGCGGGAGTGCTGGTACTGGCTGCTTCTGTGTTATGTGTGGCAGTGCCTTCGGTGCGGATTTGTGATAAGGCCGGGATTCTTATCAATAAGAAAAAATCAGAATAA
- a CDS encoding FadR/GntR family transcriptional regulator has translation MRRDMNEYQNMDVLPMATAQKVKTMIIQREMKPGDRLPTEKELADLFGVSRSTLREAMKFLRAENVVVIRQGSGTFVSAGTGIGEDPLGLHFTNQEKLIQNLFETRMLIEPQIAGLACQRATPQDVRNLQLLVTEMDRSEVNSPASAELDVQFHTAVAECTHNEVLIRVVPIIIESIRRSHVETHDDPESFKRAKRSHSGICKAIAEGDFMEAKFQAERHVWETLNDIKETEERK, from the coding sequence ATGCGCAGAGATATGAACGAATATCAGAATATGGATGTACTTCCCATGGCTACTGCCCAGAAAGTTAAGACGATGATTATCCAGAGGGAGATGAAGCCCGGTGACAGGCTTCCCACAGAGAAGGAGCTGGCAGATCTTTTTGGCGTAAGCCGGTCTACACTTCGGGAAGCCATGAAGTTCCTGAGAGCGGAGAATGTGGTTGTAATCCGGCAGGGGAGCGGAACCTTTGTGAGCGCGGGAACGGGTATTGGGGAAGACCCCCTGGGGCTGCATTTCACCAATCAGGAGAAGCTGATCCAGAATCTGTTTGAGACGCGTATGCTGATTGAACCTCAGATCGCAGGCCTGGCCTGCCAGAGGGCCACACCCCAGGACGTCAGGAACCTCCAGTTGCTGGTGACGGAGATGGACCGCAGCGAGGTCAACAGCCCTGCATCGGCGGAGCTGGACGTCCAGTTCCACACCGCGGTTGCGGAATGTACGCACAACGAAGTGCTGATCCGGGTAGTGCCCATCATCATTGAGTCTATCCGCCGAAGCCATGTGGAGACACATGATGATCCGGAGAGTTTTAAGCGGGCCAAGAGAAGCCACTCGGGAATCTGTAAAGCAATTGCCGAGGGCGATTTCATGGAAGCCAAGTTCCAGGCCGAGCGGCATGTATGGGAAACATTAAATGATATAAAGGAAACGGAGGAACGAAAATGA
- a CDS encoding SAP domain-containing protein yields MALLCKEKRGTGEWDFFRICLKSPEIPPLQRDYAKAVFLWAFSKPQPIRDDGYYASYFLYECGIRDRVKYHKKLIKEGYLIEAEPGEALELLKLPELKDMLRELNLPISGKKAVLIERILDNAEEGFLNAHVPETVYKLSSEGAAFLQTHDAYVQIHRNKNRGISWQAYDRYAKPGIVQDEEKRFLLGN; encoded by the coding sequence ATGGCATTACTTTGCAAAGAGAAGAGAGGTACGGGAGAATGGGATTTTTTTCGAATCTGCTTAAAAAGCCCGGAGATTCCACCGCTGCAGAGGGATTATGCAAAGGCTGTATTTCTGTGGGCATTTTCCAAACCACAGCCAATAAGAGATGATGGTTACTATGCAAGTTATTTTCTGTACGAGTGCGGAATCAGAGACCGCGTCAAATATCATAAGAAGCTGATTAAGGAAGGGTATCTAATTGAGGCAGAACCAGGAGAGGCGCTGGAATTGTTGAAGCTGCCTGAACTCAAGGACATGCTGAGGGAACTGAATTTGCCGATATCTGGTAAGAAAGCAGTCCTGATAGAGCGAATACTTGATAATGCTGAAGAAGGATTCTTGAATGCCCATGTCCCGGAAACGGTATATAAGCTGTCTTCAGAGGGAGCTGCATTCCTTCAGACTCATGATGCCTACGTACAAATCCACAGGAATAAAAACCGGGGCATTTCATGGCAGGCATATGACCGATATGCAAAGCCTGGAATTGTGCAGGATGAAGAAAAGCGGTTTTTGCTGGGAAATTGA
- a CDS encoding reverse transcriptase (RNA-dependent DNA polymerase), with the protein MFPIIAEIIKKYGFSINNNKTRIFKENERKLITGLLVKEDGLKIPKKFKRRLKQEIYYCKKFGVSTHLENIASARSVNFKEYLYGKAYYIKMVEPQTGEYFLRQLDEIQW; encoded by the coding sequence TTGTTTCCTATCATAGCGGAAATCATAAAGAAATACGGTTTTTCTATAAATAACAATAAAACAAGGATATTTAAAGAAAATGAAAGAAAACTGATTACTGGTTTACTGGTCAAAGAAGATGGTCTGAAGATTCCAAAGAAATTCAAAAGAAGATTAAAACAGGAGATTTATTATTGTAAAAAATTTGGAGTTTCAACACATCTGGAAAACATTGCATCTGCAAGGAGTGTTAATTTTAAAGAGTATCTGTATGGAAAAGCATACTACATAAAAATGGTAGAACCTCAAACTGGTGAATACTTTTTAAGGCAGCTAGATGAGATACAATGGTAA
- a CDS encoding ABC transporter substrate-binding protein, whose product MKKRLFARKTLALAMAALMAAGALTGCSSGSKETAAAGDTTAAPAAGSEAAGSEAAGGSGEAVTVKFRYWADNTDYSALMQDIIKKFNAENGKGITVVGEETPWDGGAYSENLFNAKMGGGDIDCATWKLTSTPLFVNNDLLADLTPLVDSWDKKDDIDENIYSIMKEAGGTDSLYVMPWNIQVLYVYYRPSIFEAAGVEVPKTYEEFLTAIEKCTMDTNGDGKTDVYGFGMRGAKGGQEPWGSFVYGRGGNFEDMTTPEAVQGMQDFIDIYTKGYVPPTATSDGFNEIIANFKSGLTAMTIHHTGSSADMEAAFGGDVSAFPFPAGKGQWTSMGDTETVIFESCQNKEAAFEWVSYLATGEGQKMWCEGTGNVPVSKTVQAGDFFRSNRFMAASIEGQSYAGILPILDTTTEWISTLWPNTVSQALTGSITAEQCMKTLQNGLYQ is encoded by the coding sequence ATGAAAAAAAGATTATTTGCAAGAAAGACACTGGCTCTGGCAATGGCAGCCCTGATGGCCGCAGGCGCTCTGACTGGCTGTTCATCAGGCTCCAAGGAGACAGCGGCCGCGGGGGATACAACCGCTGCACCGGCTGCAGGTTCTGAGGCGGCCGGCTCAGAGGCGGCCGGCGGTTCCGGGGAGGCGGTTACCGTTAAGTTCCGCTACTGGGCGGACAACACCGATTATTCTGCATTGATGCAGGACATTATCAAGAAATTCAACGCGGAGAACGGTAAGGGCATCACGGTTGTGGGTGAGGAGACTCCCTGGGACGGCGGCGCATACTCTGAGAATCTCTTTAACGCCAAGATGGGCGGCGGAGACATCGACTGCGCAACCTGGAAGCTGACTTCCACCCCGTTGTTTGTCAACAACGACCTGCTGGCCGACCTGACTCCCCTTGTGGACAGCTGGGACAAGAAGGACGACATAGACGAGAACATCTACAGCATTATGAAGGAAGCCGGAGGCACAGACAGTCTCTATGTTATGCCATGGAACATCCAGGTGCTGTACGTTTACTACAGACCTTCCATCTTCGAGGCAGCCGGCGTTGAGGTTCCAAAGACCTACGAAGAATTCTTAACTGCAATTGAAAAGTGCACCATGGACACCAACGGCGACGGCAAGACCGATGTCTACGGCTTTGGCATGAGAGGCGCCAAGGGCGGCCAGGAGCCATGGGGAAGCTTCGTATACGGGCGCGGCGGCAATTTTGAGGATATGACTACCCCGGAAGCTGTTCAGGGTATGCAGGACTTCATCGACATTTACACCAAGGGCTATGTACCGCCCACAGCAACCAGCGACGGCTTTAACGAGATTATTGCCAACTTTAAGTCCGGCTTAACAGCCATGACCATTCACCATACCGGTTCTTCCGCTGACATGGAAGCCGCCTTCGGCGGCGACGTATCCGCATTCCCCTTCCCCGCAGGCAAGGGCCAGTGGACCTCCATGGGTGACACTGAGACTGTTATTTTCGAATCCTGCCAGAACAAAGAGGCTGCATTTGAGTGGGTATCTTACCTGGCGACCGGCGAAGGCCAGAAGATGTGGTGTGAAGGCACCGGCAATGTACCTGTAAGCAAGACTGTTCAGGCCGGCGACTTCTTCCGGAGCAACCGATTCATGGCAGCCTCCATTGAAGGACAGAGCTATGCAGGTATTCTTCCGATCCTGGATACCACAACCGAGTGGATCTCCACCCTGTGGCCCAACACCGTATCCCAGGCGCTCACCGGCAGCATCACTGCCGAGCAGTGCATGAAGACCCTTCAGAACGGTTTGTACCAGTAA